Sequence from the Diadema setosum chromosome 18, eeDiaSeto1, whole genome shotgun sequence genome:
ATGAAAAGTTATCTTCCTGAACGTACTCTTTTTATGCTTTACAATTCTTTAATCCtaccatatattatgtattgtaatctAGTGTGGGCTGCAAGTGCAAAGACTAAATTCAACTCTATTTAttcattacaaaagaaagccattCGCATCTGTACTGGCTCACAATACTTAGCCCACACCAatcctctttttttatcagttaAAAACAGTGAATATATTTGGTCTAAATACATTTCACTCTTTCctttttatgtttaaatatcTAAACAACTTACTTCCAAACACTTTTCAcgatttctttaaactgaattATTCATTcccattatcttcatcatcaccaccatcactttcatcttcattatcacattttttttctcgccATTatcttgtcatcatcatcaccatcatcataattcaCTTTATTTCTATTCGTATCTATGCACtagaatataaaacataattattattattattattactattatttatagtgcgcttttcccacaaggcccaaagcgcttacaatcaattcaaaacatgtacgACAGTATATGTATAATTGGATAAATTTTCAAATTAGTTTTGTTTGTCTATAAAATCCTCAACAATCAAGCTCCGAAATATCTAGACGCCTGTTTGACTTTATATACACCTACTAGAAATTTGAGGTCATCTAGTGATCCGCTTCGTCTCACATACTCTGTTACTCGCACCTTAGCCGGTGATAGgacatttacagtgtattatatttttttaacatttccccattccgcaaacaatgtatgtgtattatgaAGATACAGTAGGTCCCTGGGCTGCCTCGTGttcaagcttttgcttatagtggcagtctATGGACTGAGACGCTATGGACTGAGACGCTATGGACTGAGACGCACGCGGCAATTTCGTTTGTCTCGCAAAAgtaacaaaatttcaccaaattgGGACGTCTACTTCATTTTTTCGGGTCTCACATTCTAACAAAACGACAAAGTTAGAAACATCGCCTGAGGATGGACCAACAAAAATCTGCTCGGCCGCAACGGTTAGCCGCTACAAAGGCAAAAAACTATGGTCCTTCTGTGAGAAAACCCGCAACCCAGGTACGTGCAAACAGCCCGTCAAGTCCGAACCCGAAGGTCACTAACCCTGCGCCCATGACTCCGGCCGCTTCCCAGCGAGAGTCGTTGGAAGGCCAAACAGCCAGCGATGCGGAATCTGTTGAACTGGTGCCTgatgacgtcacaaatatggCTGTCGCATCCACGACGGTAACCAACCCAACGCACCCAGATCGAGGCACCACTATGCCCGCCGATAAGGAAGCACTGGCCTCTGCACCTCCCAATGTGCAAACCCCTGGAAGCTTGGACGCATATTTCAAGGAAGCTACCAGCGGATTCAATAAAATGATCCAAGACGCTGTCGACAAGTTCCTTGGGAAGTTGAGCGATCTTGAGGCCAACATTGAAGCTTCTATCCAATTTGAGAGCAAACGGGTCGATGATCTCGAAgtcaaacaaaaggaaatggAAGGTAGAatgaaaagaatggaaaaagaaatagcCGAACTCCGCTCCGAAGTATTGAAGAACAAAgcggaaacaaacaaaaccgaaAGAATATCTAGGAGGAATAACATCCGCATCGTGGGAATCCCTGAAACACCAAATGACCAGAGGGAAGACTGCGCCCACATCGTCGAAGACATCCTGCGGTCCAAATTCAAGATGACCACAAAGGTGGAGCGAGCTCATCGTGATGGTCGCAAGGTGGAAGGTCGTCCCAGGCACATCTTGATAAAGTTTCTCTCATACAGAGAAAAAGTAGATGTCATCCGTCGTGCCAGGGAAATCCTAAAGGACGAGCGATATTTCATGATCGACGACTTGACGCAGACTGACCtggaagaaaaacagaaatggaAGAAACAAGTCCAAGAAATGTACAGCAAAGGTACCAAGTTGAGATTCTATGCCGGAAAATGGCGCCAAACCGGAGGCGCTCCCTTTAATTTCGAGTGAGTAGTCATCTCCTATATACATTTCTTATAACTTCAACTGAAGTTTTGTGTACCCTACAGAGAAGATCAGTAACATTGGCCCAGTTGtacatgattatgatatgatagATACCTATTGTCCTGCATGAGCAACTCAGAAATTATATTTTAGGTATATCTATTGCACTCAAAAATTCAATGATGTTGGTTTAATTAAAATGTGCGTATTGGTTTTTCATTAGGTATACCTATTGCGCTCAAAAATTCAATGATGTTGGTTTGGTTAAAATATGCGCACTGGTTTCCTTATAAAAACACACCGGTTTTGCACGATTACAAATATTCCGGTTTTTCATTACACTAAATTGAAGTGGTAGAAGTAAATGAATCCAAAGTTTACTAGAATTGTTGTCAACGTACTGTGCCAAAATTAAGATACTAAAGTGAAATGGTAGAAGACAATGAATCCAAAATTTACTAGAATTGCTGTCAACTTGCAGTGCCAAATGTATATCAAGatactgtatttttcttttttttttctccttttgttcaGGATGGCATCTGCAAATGGGTACCATCCGAACTGAATACAATATCAGCCGagtattatatttttctttacttaTGCAATGAACCGGCTGCACAGTGTATTACAGCAGGTGTGACTTGCTCAAATTTGGTTTGTGTCTTGAACCAGCTGCACAGTGTAATTCAACCCTTCAGCAGTTAACGTACGCAAGCTACATTTCACTATCATTAATGAAACACGCTTAAGCATGACTATTCAGTTTGTATAGTTGCCCAGGGTGAATTATACAGTCGGATCTTTTTGTTCAGTATGGCATCTGCAAATGGGTGCCATCTGAACTGAATTCAGTATCAGCCGAGTATCACATTTTTCTCCACTCACGCAATGAATCGGCTGCACAGTGTATTACAGCAGGTGTAACttgctcaaatttggtgtgtctTGGTTACTAGTGTTGCCCCTGGCAACCTTGTTCTTATCCGAAATCATGTAAAGAGTTCCTCAGTGTTAGTCTTGTTGGCGCATAGGGATTGGGTGATGTTTTGCTCTCCAACTGTGGGAGAGGAGAAATCCGTattgaatgaatgataaaaaaccCGGTTTACTTATAGATGTTCCTGGTAAACAAGTCCATTACTGGTTTCCTCCAAATGGATTCCTTAAGTATAGGTTTCTTTTTAGGCTGTAGGAGTTTTACCTGGCCGACATGACGGTTGTCAAGTCACTTCATTGTGATTAGAGTCTGCACGATGTCATGATCCATCCCAACCAAATCTAAATGTATGAAGTGataaatacatatgtatacacatatatatttcaatcaaTTGGTAGCTCAATTCAGAACCTTGACAGCCGATGTTTTGAAAATAGAGCTATTAGTATGCTCCCAAATTACCCAACCTTTTAGCAGTCAACGTACGCAAGCCATATACAcacttcattatcattaatgcaAAACGCTTAAGCATTTTATGCAGATTGTTTAGTCAACTAGGGTGAATTGTccagtctgtttttttttttctattcagaATGGCATCTACAAAGGGTGCCATCTGAACTGAATACAGTATCAGCCGAGTGTTATATTCTTCTCCACTCATGCAGTGGACCGGCtgtctgtacaatgtatttataatatGTTAACCTGTATTTTGTTGGAATTTGGTGTGTGCTTTGTTCGCTATAGAGTTTTCCTTGGCAACCGTGTACTTGCACCATATAGTGATGGTTGGCGGTCCCAGGGTGTTGGTCTTCTTGGGGCATAGGGATGGGGTGATCTTTTGCTCCGTAGTTATGGAACAGGAGAAATccgtataaatgataaaaacgGTTTATTCATAGATGTTCCTTGTGAACAAGCCCGTTGCTGGTTCTTTCCAAATTGATTCCTCGGGCAAGGATTCCCTTACGCTGTAGCTGCCTGAGATCTGTACCCTGCAGGCATGATGGTTGTCAGATCAATTTATTGTAATCTAGAGCCTGCACGGGATTAGGATTCATTGTAGTCAAATTTATGGTTATATCATAGTGTATGTGATAAATATATTGATATGATTGCCGGAATTTTATTGCGATTAGATCCAGCACGGGATATGGTCCGTGACAACCAAATCCACGCCTACCGCATTATCCATGTGAGAGATATTTGTTATGATTCTCAATATTCATCAAACCCACCTGCaattacagtttttttttttttgttgttgttgataaataCCCTTATGATATAATGATAGTAAGTTATATCCTTTTGTTGagatttagtttttttttttctgattaattGACATCAGCcaaatgatatatttttctcCACTCACGCAGTGGACAGGCTGCACAGTGTATTATAATACAATTGGTGTGacaataggccctacataattCTGTTAACCTGCATTTCGTTCGAATTTGGCGTGTGCCTTGCGCTTTAGAGTTGCCCTTGGCAACCGTGTACTTGCCCTATGTAGTAACTATTGGCGGTCCCAGCGTGTGGATCTTGTTGGGGCATATACTAGGGACGGGGTGATCTTTGCCCTGCAGCTATGGGAGAAGAGAAATCCgtaaaataataaatgataaaaatggtTTATTTATAGATATCCCTTGTGTTCAAGCCCATTGCTGGTTCTCTCCAAATTGATTCCTCGGGTATGGGCTCCCCTAGACTGTAGCTGTTTGAGATCTGTACCCGGCAGGCATGATGATTGTCAGGTCACTTTTTGTAATCAAGAGCCTGCACAGGGTAATGGTTTATTGTAACCAAATCT
This genomic interval carries:
- the LOC140241833 gene encoding uncharacterized protein; its protein translation is MDQQKSARPQRLAATKAKNYGPSVRKPATQVRANSPSSPNPKVTNPAPMTPAASQRESLEGQTASDAESVELVPDDVTNMAVASTTVTNPTHPDRGTTMPADKEALASAPPNVQTPGSLDAYFKEATSGFNKMIQDAVDKFLGKLSDLEANIEASIQFESKRVDDLEVKQKEMEGRMKRMEKEIAELRSEVLKNKAETNKTERISRRNNIRIVGIPETPNDQREDCAHIVEDILRSKFKMTTKVERAHRDGRKVEGRPRHILIKFLSYREKVDVIRRAREILKDERYFMIDDLTQTDLEEKQKWKKQVQEMYSKGTKLRFYAGKWRQTGGAPFNFE